A window of Kwoniella pini CBS 10737 chromosome 9, complete sequence genomic DNA:
TGGCAAAATTGTCACCCTAATAATTTTGATCCCGAGATCTGTTCGACTCTCGTCttgtcttttttttttcggAATTGGCGAATTATCTGAATAACGAATAAATGATTATGAAGATgccatcatcattatttgCGTGATTAATATTGAATAACTTTCCgaattttatcaatattcaTTGACTCGGCATCgataaaaaatcattgattgattgttgatcatACATATAAAAcaatcatcttgatcacATCTTTTCATATATCTCTACCAAACGTCCTACAAActaaattgaaaaaaagcTGTAGATCAGCTTAGAACCAGCAAAGCCGCATACCTTATATTCAATCACACCTCCACCTGATACTACCATATACACAATCAAAATGTCCAACTCTGTACCTGTACCAGGTCGAAGAACCTCTGTCTCTGCTTCTGATCCTCCCAACTTGTGAGtcttatcaaatcaagcaCGTCATCTGTCATGCAGTCTAGATCATCTCGGGCAAAATGGCGAGCTTGGTGAGAGGAGGCTAGTGGAGAACGTGTATGATTTGGATCTTAAGGCTGCTCTCGATGATATGATGCAAATTGTATATACCACCCTGTTTCAATAACTATCGAGCCCACGCCTTTGCTTCTACGATCTGCTCTCGATTTCCACTATATGTCTTGCTGATCTCTCTACGATCACCTAGCATTCCAATCCCAACAAATACCCGAGGTCTCCCGATCTCCTCTTACGGCGCCCAATCCCCTCCAGCAACTTCCCACATGGCTTCACTCGGTACTTCTCCAAGAGCAGCGTACTCTACTTCCCCTTCTACCTCTAGTCATCTCCGAGCCGGTTCTGGTTCGTTGACAAGTGCTTTCCAAGGTATGGCAAGGCAGTTGACTGCTTTCTTACCCAAGACATATCCATTGGAAGAGGAACCCGAGAAACGACAAGGTACCACCAAAGTCTTGTTATTGGAGAACATCAATTTAGATGCCGCCGAGTTCTTGAAAAATCAAGGATTTGAGGTGAGTTGCTCTCGCATTTCCCTGTCCCAACTACCCATAGTAGGACCTCTGTCTTGTGACATCGGTTGCTGATAACTCGATTATTTGGTTAGGTTGACCACGTCACCAAAGCATGGTCTGAAGAAGAGCTCATAGCCAAATTACCAAATTATCATGCTATCGGTATCAGATCCAAAACCAAGATCACCCAAAAAGTCATTGATGCCAATCCGCAATTATTAGTTATCGGTTGTTTCTGCATTGGTACCAACCAAGTCGATCTTGAACACGCCGCCAGGAGAGGTATCGCCGTATTCAACTCACCATACGCCAATTCTCGATCTGTAGCCGAATTGGTCATTTCAGAAATCATTGCTTTGTCTCGTCAAATAGTCGACCGAACTCAAGAAATGAGAGCTGGTATTTGGAACAAGATTTCAAAGAATTGTTGGGAAATCAGAGGAAAGACAATTGGTATTGTCGGTTACGGACATATTGGTTCTCAACTTTCAGTTCTTGCCGAATCTTTCGGTATGCAAGTCGTCTATTACGACGTGATACCCATCATGCCTCTTGGTACAGCTCGACAAGTCGATACATTGGAAGAATTATTGGGTAAAGCAGATTTCGTTACACTTCACGTGCCCGAGATTCAAGATACAATTAACATGATTGGAGAAGCTCAATTCGCTCAAATGAAATCAGGTGCATTCTTCATTAATAACGCTAGAGGTAAAGTCGTAGACTTGAATGCTTTAGCAAGTGCATTAGAATCTAAACATTTAGCGGGAGCAGCAGTTGATGTTTTCCCTAAAGAACCAGGATCTAATGGTCCAGGATTTAACGAAACCTTAGGAGAATTTATTCCAAGATTGAGAAACGTTTCCAACTTAATTTTGACTCCTCATATTGGAGGATCCactgaagaagctcaaaGAGCTATCGGATCGGAGGTCTCGAATGCCGTTTATAGGTATTTGACATTTGGTTGTTCTCTTGGATCAGTAAATTTCCCTGAAGTTGATTTGAGATCAATTACCATCAAGGATGATAGACATATTAGAGTTTGTCACGTCCACAGAAACGAACCTGGAGTTTTGaaacaaatcaacaacatcttGGCGGATCACaatattgaaaaacaatttaCGGATTCAAAAGGTGATATCGCTTATTTGATGGCGGATATCTCTGGTGTTGGTCAGGAAGAGGTTGAAGGTATTTATAGTGCCATCAAGAATACTAGAGCCAACATTTTGACTAGATTACTTTGTGAGTTACCCTTTGACAATATACTGTTACAATGATCAGTATTACTAATGCCGCTTTTTCCAACTTTCAGATTAAGCGATTAGTTGGTCCGAAAACGACATAAGTCAGTCGACtggaagcagaagaagtCGATATGACCACTAAGAGGATTCTTGGGGAAGAAAATGGCAGAAAGTCTTGTTTCACTTGTTTTCTTAGATCTGGTGTAGCTCATCCTCTCACCATAACTCATAATAATACaaacatatatatcatacaTACATTACTGGGACTGATCAGTTCATCCTGATGCATAA
This region includes:
- a CDS encoding phosphoglycerate dehydrogenase — its product is MSNSVPVPGRRTSVSASDPPNFIPIPTNTRGLPISSYGAQSPPATSHMASLGTSPRAAYSTSPSTSSHLRAGSGSLTSAFQGMARQLTAFLPKTYPLEEEPEKRQGTTKVLLLENINLDAAEFLKNQGFEVDHVTKAWSEEELIAKLPNYHAIGIRSKTKITQKVIDANPQLLVIGCFCIGTNQVDLEHAARRGIAVFNSPYANSRSVAELVISEIIALSRQIVDRTQEMRAGIWNKISKNCWEIRGKTIGIVGYGHIGSQLSVLAESFGMQVVYYDVIPIMPLGTARQVDTLEELLGKADFVTLHVPEIQDTINMIGEAQFAQMKSGAFFINNARGKVVDLNALASALESKHLAGAAVDVFPKEPGSNGPGFNETLGEFIPRLRNVSNLILTPHIGGSTEEAQRAIGSEVSNAVYRYLTFGCSLGSVNFPEVDLRSITIKDDRHIRVCHVHRNEPGVLKQINNILADHNIEKQFTDSKGDIAYLMADISGVGQEEVEGIYSAIKNTRANILTRLLCELPFDNILLQ